In Gemmatimonadota bacterium, the genomic stretch GTGCCGAGAACAACATCACGATGATCTTCGACGTGAGCCAGCAGAGTTCGAATATTCTCACGGCCGACAAGGCGTGTGATCTCACCCAGCGTGTCGTGGATCGCCTGAAGACCGGCGGCACGGCACCGGCTCCGGCGCCAGGCGCCAAGAAGCCCTGAGTCAGGCGACGACGGGCGCGTTGACGGCACAGGCGGTCGCCGACTTGGTCGGTGGCCGCCTGTCTGGTCCCGGGGACGTGGCGCTCAGGCGCTGTCGATCTCTCGAGGCGGCGGAGCCTGATGCGCTTGCGATGGCGATTGGTGGTCGATATGTGGCGGCGCTCGCGCTCACGCAGGCGGGCGCGGTCCTCGTCACGGAAGCGCTGGTCGGTGAGCCCGGGCCGGCAACCCGCATCGTCGTGCGCGACCCGGCCCGCGCGATGGCTCTGGTCGCGACCGTCCTCCATCCGCAATCCACTACCGACCCGCAGATCGCGACCACAGCGCAGATCGGTCACGGTACCCCGGTCCCGGCCGACGCGCACATCGGTGCGTATGCCGTGATCGGCGCGAGTGTCACGCTCGGTGCCCGGGTCCGAATCGGGCCGCATGTGGTGATCGAGGACGGCGCCCTGCTCGGCGACGACGTGCGACTTGATGCGCAGGTGGTGGTGCACGCTGGCGCGGAGCTGGGGTCGCGGGTCTGGTGCAAGGCGGGCGCCATCATCGGCGGTGCCGGATTCGGATTTGTCTCCGATGCCACCGGGCACACGCGCGTGCCGCAGGTCGGTGGTTGCATCCTGGAGGACGACGTCGAAGTGGGGTCATGCTCCTGTGTTGACCGTGGATCGCTCGGCGATACCGTCATTGGGCGTGGTTCCAAACTCGACAATCATGTGCACGTCGGGCACAACGTGCGCATGGGATCCGACTGCCTGCTGATGGCGGGCGTCGGCGTCTCAGGCAGTACCGTGATCGGCAATCGGGTCGTGCTCGCGGGCCAGTCTGGCGTGGCCGGGCACCTCACCCTCGGAGATGATGTGAAAGTCGGTGCCAAGTCGGCGGTGATCTCCAGTGTGGCTAGCGGGATGTCGGTCTCCGGTTATCCGGCACGCCCGCACCGCGAGTTCCTGCGGGCACTGGCCGCACTCTATCGCCTCGCCCCGCATCATGAAGCACTCGAAGATCTCGCCTCGGAGCGCGAAGATGGCTAGGCGGACCCTTGCAGGCGTCGCAGAACTTTCCGGTACCGGCCTGCATACCGGCGCCCTCACGACCGTTCGCCTCGGCGCCGGTGATCCCGGTAGCGGGATTCTCTTCCGCCGAACGGACCTGCCGGGCGCGCCCACGATCCCCGCGCGAAGTGGTCAGGTCGACGCCACCGAACGGCGGACGGGCCTCGCTGCCGGGACCGCCGTCGTGCAGACAGTGGAGCATCTGCTCGCTGCGGCGCACGCACTGCAGCTCGACGATCTCCTGATCCAGCTCGACGGACCGGAGCCT encodes the following:
- the lpxD gene encoding UDP-3-O-(3-hydroxymyristoyl)glucosamine N-acyltransferase, with translation MTAQAVADLVGGRLSGPGDVALRRCRSLEAAEPDALAMAIGGRYVAALALTQAGAVLVTEALVGEPGPATRIVVRDPARAMALVATVLHPQSTTDPQIATTAQIGHGTPVPADAHIGAYAVIGASVTLGARVRIGPHVVIEDGALLGDDVRLDAQVVVHAGAELGSRVWCKAGAIIGGAGFGFVSDATGHTRVPQVGGCILEDDVEVGSCSCVDRGSLGDTVIGRGSKLDNHVHVGHNVRMGSDCLLMAGVGVSGSTVIGNRVVLAGQSGVAGHLTLGDDVKVGAKSAVISSVASGMSVSGYPARPHREFLRALAALYRLAPHHEALEDLASEREDG